The Opitutaceae bacterium genome has a window encoding:
- a CDS encoding aromatic ring-hydroxylating dioxygenase subunit alpha — protein sequence MNTPPRQLRESLAEYRSGWSLPQPFYTDPEIFALDRKHIWGKYWLYAGVVSEIPKPGDYFIYALGPDSVVIIRGDKGEVYAHHNSCRHRGSLVCLEERGHATTLVCPYHQWVFQKNGSLHTARLMPKDFDKKSHGLKPVHVQVVEGVIFISLSDNPPAFDKVAEDYARFLKPFRFESSKVALRERFELNTNWKLITENFRECYHCGPVHPEYCRAVIGANLTEAVDPTLNERMPEWADRGLETRNVQFEGSSFHLAVRYPLRPGVESYSLDGKAVSIPMGDHKDHNAGVTGLCMYPNFWMDAVSDYAWTMRVTPVAATRCIVDVMWLVDGKAVEGVDYDPKRVAEFWQITGGQDWDLCVNNLKGVQTSGYVPGPYSPGEVDLVKFADWYIDRMREVVTAEVIA from the coding sequence ATGAACACCCCACCCCGTCAGCTCCGCGAGTCGCTCGCGGAGTACCGTTCCGGCTGGTCGCTGCCCCAGCCATTCTACACTGACCCCGAAATCTTCGCCCTCGATCGCAAGCACATCTGGGGCAAGTACTGGCTCTACGCCGGCGTGGTCTCCGAGATTCCAAAGCCCGGGGATTATTTCATCTACGCGCTTGGGCCGGATTCCGTCGTGATTATCCGCGGCGACAAAGGAGAAGTCTACGCCCACCACAACTCGTGCCGCCACCGGGGATCCCTGGTGTGCCTCGAGGAGCGTGGCCATGCGACAACGCTCGTCTGCCCCTATCACCAATGGGTCTTCCAGAAGAACGGTTCACTCCACACCGCGCGCCTGATGCCAAAGGACTTCGACAAGAAGTCTCATGGTCTCAAACCCGTGCATGTGCAGGTGGTCGAGGGCGTCATCTTCATCTCACTCTCAGACAACCCGCCCGCCTTTGACAAGGTGGCCGAGGACTACGCACGCTTTCTCAAGCCATTCCGTTTCGAGTCGTCGAAGGTCGCCCTGCGCGAGCGTTTCGAACTCAATACGAATTGGAAATTGATCACGGAGAACTTCCGCGAGTGCTACCACTGCGGCCCCGTCCACCCGGAGTATTGCCGCGCGGTCATCGGTGCCAACCTCACGGAAGCCGTCGATCCCACGTTGAATGAGCGCATGCCGGAGTGGGCCGATCGGGGGCTCGAAACCAGGAACGTCCAGTTTGAGGGCAGTTCCTTTCACCTCGCGGTCCGTTATCCCCTGCGCCCGGGCGTCGAGAGCTACAGCCTCGATGGCAAGGCCGTCTCAATCCCGATGGGCGATCACAAGGACCACAATGCAGGTGTGACGGGCCTCTGCATGTATCCCAACTTCTGGATGGATGCCGTCAGCGATTATGCCTGGACCATGCGCGTCACGCCCGTCGCAGCCACGCGCTGCATCGTCGACGTCATGTGGCTCGTCGATGGCAAGGCCGTTGAAGGCGTCGATTACGACCCGAAGCGCGTCGCGGAGTTCTGGCAGATCACGGGCGGCCAGGATTGGGACCTGTGCGTAAACAACCTCAAGGGCGTGCAAACGTCGGGCTACGTTCCGGGCCCCTATTCGCCGGGCGAAGTCGACCTCGTCAAGTTCGCCGATTGGTACATCGATCGCATGCGCGAAGTCGTCACCGCGGAGGTCATTGCCTGA